ATTAAAAGCAGGATAATTAATGTTAAGAGCGAATAAGTCACTATAATGAACCTACTGTTCAGTGGGCGAACATATTTAAAATAATAATATTAATTTTTAGGAGGTACATAAAACCATGGCTGAAAGAAAGAAAATTACAATCCACACCTTAAGAGAAATGATGGAAAAGGGCGAACAAATAACAATGCTTACATGCTATGATTATCCAATGGCATTGATACAGGAAAGGGTTGGTATCGAGATTATACTTGTTGGTGACTCACTGGGTATGACTGTTTATGGATATGATGGAACCCTGCCAGTAACCATTGACATGTCAATTCGTCATACACAGGCAGTTCGCAAGGCCGCTCCTACCGCATTCCTGGTTGGTGACATGCCTTATATGACTTATCAGGTAAGCCCTGAAAAGGCCATTGAAAATGCAGGCAGAATGATGGCTGAAACAGGCTGCGATTGTGTGAAGCTTGAAGGTGGAGAAGAGATGGCTGATACTGTAAGAGCTTTAGTTAGAGCTACTATTCCAGTAATGGGCCACATTGGTATCACTCCACAATCAATGGCACAAATGGGTGGATTTAAAGCCCAGGGAAGAAGTGCAGAAGCAGCAATCAAGCTTATTAATGATGCAAAGGCTCTAGAAGAGGCCGGCATTTCCTTGCTGTTAGTTGAAGGTGTACCACCTGCAGTGCTTGCCGAAATAACAGAAAGAGCAAAAATTCCTGTAATTAGTTTAGGAGCTGGAGAAAAGGCCCATGGTCAATTACTAATAGTTCATGACATTTTAGGCTTCTTTGACGCTTTTGTGCCAAAGTTCGTTAAGAAATATGCCAATTTAAACGCTACCATTCATGAAGCTCTAGCAGCTTACAAGGATGAAGTTAAAACAGGGGCATATCCAGATGAAAAATATGTTTACGGCATGCCGCAAGAAGAGCTCGAAAAGATGAAGGAAATGTTGAAGAAGTAAGAGTGATAAAATAAAGCCTCCCATTACTTACACTAGTAAGTGATGGGAGGCTTTTACAAATTATTATCCCAAAAACACTTCCATCTGGTTTTAAGAACATTGGATTTTTTGGATGGGACGAAAAGGGAAACAGTAACCTTGCAGTGGCAAATTTAATTGATTCACAGGTTGTAGTATTGGATGCTCCAAATAAGACTAGATTTGACGAGTATATTGTTCCTAGTTGGGGCAGGAAATAGAGTAATCTTTTCTGCCGGTGGCAAATTATACTCAACTAATAATTAGGAGATTGGGTAAATGTATAAAAAACACTGATTACAAGTATCTTGCTTTTAGCATTGCTAGTAGTATCTCCATTAAGTGCTTATGGATATTCACATGACATTAGCTACGAAAAATTTACTTACCCTGGAGCTTATGCTGGCCAGCATTTTCTTTGGTCCCCATTTCGAGATGCTAGCAACAATGAACAATTTCGAACTGTCACAAGCAAATACAATAATCCTCGACCTCTAGTTTCTTCTCCTCATGGAGGAGTCGATTTTAGTACTAGTGGTCAAAATCTTAATCTATATAGTATTGGTAATGGAAAGGTTGTAGCTAAAAACACAAGTGATACCAGTGCACCTTTTGGTTTTTATGTAATTATTCAGTTAGATGTTAATAATGATTTGTATATCATTTTGATACAATGTCAAAAAAGATATTACTTGGACTAACATAACCCATACCTTCATAGATTTATCATAGGGTGATATTTATGAAATATATAAGAAATGTATTAAATGGGACTTCAAGAATCTTGATATTTATAATGGCAGTGATCTTATTCTTGGTCATAACAAGTGCAGCCTACCTTACTTTTATGTATAATCCCTTGATTAAAATGGAAATAACCTATGCCTGGCCTGAATACAAGGGCAAGCTGGTCATCAGGGATAAAAAAGAATTAACTGATTTTTTAAAGGTTTATAGAGAAATAGAAAGCATCCCAGGACAGCTCCGAGAAGAGGACTTTTACTATTTAGTAAAACTAGAATACAAAAGGAATCTGGAGCAGGTGGTTTTAGATAAAAAGCTTAAACTATACAATCCAGCAACAAAAAACTATGAATATTCTCCCCATGTACAGTCTTTTTTTGCCAGGCATATCACTGAACTTAATAACTCTTATTTTGGTGAGATCATAACTTGGCAGGAGATAGCTCCAAAAATACCCAAGGGAAAGGCCATAGAGCTTCGAGATATTGAGGCAGGGGTTACTTTTAGTATTAAGAGATATGGCGGGGTAAGTCATGCAGATATTGAGCCTTTAGATGTTGAGGATACACAAATTCTAAAAAATATCTATGGCAATTGGAGCTGGAAAAGGAGAGCAGTAGTAGCCACAATTGAGGGAAAGCAGTATGCAGCATCAATAAATGGAATGCCCCATGGCGGTGGTAAAATATGGGATAATGATTTCAGGGGACACTTTTGCCTGCATTTCTTATCAAGCAAAACCCATGGTAGGGGAAGAATTGACCCAGCCCACCAGCTCATGATTCACAAGGCTGGTGGAAAGCTGTCTGAGCTGCTGGATTTGGCCGAACCGGAAAACCTTACAGAATATGTTCTGGCTGCAATTGTAAGTGAGGACTTACTGCCAATTAGATATATTGTTGAAGGCCATGTAGAGGAGAATATCTGGAATGGCCTAAAAGGGATTCGCTATATTGCTGTAAATAGGGTTTACCAGAAGGAAGGCGGTGACCATGCTGCAGCAGTGGAGGTGGATGCTACATTCTACAAGGAGAACACTGCAGATTTTTCTCGCAGGGTTGTTTTTATGGAATATACCATGGATGAAGTAAGAAATAGCTGGAGGCTTAAAAGAGAAACGCTAGTTAATCTATATAATGAAGTGTTGAAAGAATAACCAACTAATGAACCAGCTAAATTAATTTTTACTTGAAGAAGTATATAAATAAATCCATAAATCCAATCTTGAATCTAAGTAAAGAATCCTTGACTTTTAGAAAAAATGCTATATCATATCAAGAAATAAGTCATTAAAAAAACAGCATACAATGAGGTGAACTAAAATGCTGCCCAAGATTGAACAAGCAAAAAATATAATAGGTGATTACAAAAGAGTTATAGTAGCATTTTCAGGGGGCGTGGATAGCTTGTACTTGCTAAAACTTGCCGTTGAAACCCTTGGAAAAGAAAATATTCTGGCAGTAACTGCAAAATCACCCCTTTCCACAGTTGGGGAAGCGGAAAATGCCAGGCATTTAAGCAATAACCTGGGAGTGGGGCATATGATTGTAGAGCTGGATGAGCTGTCTGAGCCAAAAATAGCAAATAATCCAATAGACAGATGCTACCACTGCAAGAGGTTTCGCTATGAACAATTAATGAGGCTAAAGGATGAGGGCGGTTATGATGCTATCCTGGATGGGTCAAACTTTTCGGATTTGAGTGATTACAGGCCAGGAATGCGAGCTTGTGAGGAACTGGGTATTGTAAGCCCTTTAAAGCTGGCGGGGTTTACTAAGGATGAGATAAGGCAACAGCTCAAAACCCTGGGTATTCCCCAATGGGATACTCCATCCCGAGCCTGCCTGGCATCTCGAATACCCTATGGCGACCGGCTGACCAGGGACAAGCTTGCCAGGGTTGATAATGCAGAGCAGTTTTTAATGTCACTAGGGTTTAAAAATCTGCGTGTAAGGCTCCATGGTGATATTGCCAGAATTGAACTGCCAAAGAAGGATATGCATTTAATATTTGAAAAAAACCTTACTGAAGTAATTTCCGAAGAATTAAGGAAATATGGCTGTAAATTTGTTACATTAGATTTAGAAGGGTTGCGCAGCGGCAGCCTAAACCCAGATAAGGAGGTGTTGGCAAATGAAGGTAGCAAATACAATTACTGATTTAATTGGCAGGACTCCCCTTGTGAGGCTAAATAGAATGAATAGGGGTCTTTATGGGGAAGTTGTAGTAAAGCTGGAGGCCTTTAATCCAGGTGGAAGTGTAAAAGACAGGATAGCCTTGAGCATGATCGAGAGTGCAGAAAAAGAAGGAATCCTTGGTAAGGATTCGGTTATCATAGAACCGACAAGCGGAAATACTGGAGTTGGCCTGGCTATGGTTGCAGCTGCAAAGGGCTATAAGCTTATACTTACCATGCCTGACACCATGAGCATTGAAAGAAGAAAAATATTGGCGGCCTTTGGAGCTGAACTTGTTTTAACTCCTGGTGCAGAGGGCATGAGAGGAGCCATAAAAAAAGCCGAGGAAATAAGTGCCAGCACAGAAAAAAGCTTTATGCCCCAGCAGTTTATCAATAAGGCCAATCCACAAATACATAGGGAGACTACTGCCATGGAGATATGGGAGGATACTCATGGAAAGGTGGATATTTTTGTAGCCGGGGTAGGAACAGGTGGTTCCATTACTGGAGCAGGAGAAGTATTAAAGGCTAAAAAACACTCTATCAGACTGGTTGCTGTTGAACCTTATGATTCACCAGTATTGTCAGGGGGCAATCCTGGTCCTCATAAAATCCAGGGTATAGGAGCAGGTTTTGTTCCAGAAATACTCAATGTTAAGATTATAGATGAGATATATAAGATTAAAACAGAAGAAGCCTATGAAACAGCCCGCAGGCTAGCTGCAGAGGAAGGTATTCTAGCCGGCATTTCATCAGGTGCCAACCTTTATGCGGCACTGCAGGTTGCTGCCAGGGAGGAAAACAAGGGCAAGCTAATTGTAGTAATTCTACCTGATACTGGAGAAAGATATTTGTCAACTCCTTTATTTGATAAGGATTAAACCTGCTGCCTTTTGTACAGGCTGTACAAAAGGCAGCTTATTTTTTCCTCTACTATGAACATGTCTAAAACATATATAAAAGAGTACCATATAATAGAGGGTCAAGGAAAAGGCCTTGTTATTCTATTTATTTTTAGATATTATTAAAGAGGTTGTGTTTTCATCACCTTAGGCTTAATATTTGGTTTTCCTTTTGTACAAACATTCAATACAAATCAACTTAAGGAGGGATTAATTAATATGGGTGAATTCTTTACCCGTATGGGTGATGGCTCCGGTATTTATATGAGTGCAGAAGACATTCGCTGGGACCTTGAAGAGGGTACCAGGGATGCTGCAGATCGTGGCAAAATACCTGAGCTAACCAAAGAAGAATTAGATCAGTTGTTTGAAATTATTACCATGCCTGGCAATGTTGTAGGCGTGGAAAGGGGCAATGAGGTTGTTACTACCTCTGATTCTGGAGGCTGTAAAATTACCTATCATGCCAACATAGCTATTGATAGATCAACGGCTGTTTTAATCCACGAAAAGGTACTGGGTGCCGATTCATTGGATATTGGACACATAGATTATAGCTATAAGGCAGTAAAGCCAGTAATGCATAATGAGGCAGCAGTAATGGAGCTTGCCCAGCTAAATAGTGTAATGCCAGTGCTATATGGTTCAATGCCAAATCTAGGACTATATACAAAGCCAGATGGACCAGTTGAGAACTGGGCCGAGCTTTTGCCTCAAGGAAAGATTGCAGAAGCAAGAGCCGCCCAGGAAGAAGCTGTAGAGCATGCTGTTAGAGACATAGTTTTTGTAGCAGGGGGCATGTATGAAGCTGGAGCGGATGGAATAAATCTTGACACATGTGGAGCCTCAGGTGATGCTGATGTTTTGGCTGCTTTGAAGGCGATCGAAATAATTAAGCAAAAATATCCAGACTTGGGTGTGGAAATGGGCATGGCTGGAGAGTTTGTATTGGGAATGCACGGTCAACTGGAATACCATGGTGTACGCCTGGCAGGTCTGTATCCCCACAAACAGGTTAAACTGGCTGAAAAAGCTGGTGCAAATATCTTTGGTCTTGTGGTTAATACAAATAGTAATATGAGTTTTCCCTGGAACATAGCACGTACTGTTACTTTCGTAAAAGCATGTACAGAGGCAGCAACAATTCCGGTGCATGTAAATGTAGGCATGGGTGTGGGAGCAATCCCCATGACTGAAGTTCCTCCAGTAGATGCTGTTTCCAGAGCAGACAAGGCAATTGTGGAAATTGGCAAGGCTGACGGGTTGTAGATAGGCGTAGGCGATCCCTTCGGTTTAGAGGTTACTCATGAAGTTGCCGTTGGCATGGGCGGAATTCGTACTGCCGGAGATCTGGTGTTACGTATGCAACTTGCCAAGGGCATGAAAATAAATGAGGCCAAAAAATACGTTGCAGAAAAGTTAGGAGTTTCCCCCATAGATTTAAGTGACTGCTATGTTATGAAAGAGGTAAGAGAGGATCTTAATATCGGACGCACCATACCAGTTGCAGGAATTGCCAGGGGAATGGAAGCAAAAATTAGAATTGCAAAGGTTTTAGGCATTAAGATAAATTCAGTTGAGCGTTTTATGGCAAAGTCAGGAATCTAATGTATAGGGGGTAAAAGGTTTGAGCAAAGAGCTAATTTTAGAACAGGCTAGACAATCCATACTAAAATGTGATCCCAAAAAAGCTGTTGAAGTTGCAAAGCAAGCCCTGGCTGAGGGTTTAGACCCTGTAGAGGTTTTAAGTGAAGGCTTTAGTGATGGTATTCGACAGGTGGGAGACTTATTTGGAAGAGGAGAACTGTTCCTTCCAGAGCTTATCTCAGCTTCTCAAGTTATGAAAGAGGCATCTAATGTATTAGAGGAAGCCATTGAAGCAAGTGCAAGCAAAAACAAGGGCAAAATGTTAATTGCTACTGTTGAGGGAGATGTCCATGACATAGGGAAAGGCATAGTTGTTTCACTGGTCAAGGCCCAGGGTATAGAGGTTATTGATTTGGGACGTGAGGTGCCGGTGCCAACAATTATCGAAAAGGCAGTAGCAAATAATGTAAATATTATTGGCACAAGTGCATTGCTGACAACAACAATGCCAGAGCAGAAAAAGCTTGAGGATGTTCTTCGCAAGGAAGGACTAAGAGATAGATTTAAAACCATGGTTGGCGGTGCGCCCTGCACCCAGCGCTGGGCAGATAGAATAGGCGCAGATGCCTATGCAGAAGATGCTGCTGAAGCAGTTAGGAAAGCATTGGCTCTATTAAACTAACTAATAGATTAACTAATAATGTAAAAACGGCTGTTTTATAGGCAGCCGTTTTTTCTTTTTACTTGGTCCTTTTGTACATTTTGTATAAAAGGGCCAATGTGTTTTTCTGATAATATGCATATGTGAAAAATTGGAGCCAGTTAGTATGATTAAACCAGGAAATACATCTGGAAGGGCGTTGTTTATTTATGTTTTTGGATGTCATAACCAAAAGAGGATATGAATCCATTTCCTTTGTTGGCATGGCAAAAAATGTAGGTAAGACAACAGCCTTTAATTTTTTGCTGAAGGAATGCTTTCAAAACCAATATCCTATTGGCATAGCTTCCCTGGGAAGAGATGGCGAAAAGAGAGATGTGATTTTTAATTTTGAAAAGCCAAGCATATGGATAGAAGCAGGCACCATGGCTGCAGTAGCCATGGAAACAATAACTGAAAACAGCATTCCCCTTGAGATACTTGAGGATACAGGTTACTCCAGTCCACTTGGGCAAATATATATCACCAGGGCTAAAAAATCTGGTTATCTAGAAGTTGCAACTACTCCATCAGCTCAAAGGATGAAAAACATAGTAAAGCTCATGAAGTCTCTTGGTGCAAGGCTTGTTGTAGTTGATGGCGCAATTGACAGGGTTAGTTCAGCAGCACCGGAAATAACTGATTGTACAATTCTGGCCACTGGTGCAGCTCTTCACACGAATATGGAAACAGTTGTGCGTAAGACAGCTGCCAGGGTCCAACAGCTTACCCTGCCCATGCTAAAAGATAGTGATGGTCTTTTAGCCATAGAAAAAAAATCAAGTAGTGGCCAATGGCCTTTAATAATAGGAGATAATGGAACCCATGCAATTATGCATAAAAATTTTCTGGGCTATGAAAGGCAGCTTTTATCCTTTTTAAACAACCATGAGCTTAAATACGTATATATCAATGGAGCAGTACTAGAGGGATTACTGAACTTTTTTATTAATAATAGGAAGCTGCTGCAAAATACTACCCTGGTAATAAATAATGGAGCCAAGGTTTTAGTGGATTATGTAATCTGGGAAAGGTATATGAAATATCATGGCAGCATAAGTGTAATCAAACCCATAAACCTGATGACCATTACATGCAACCCCACATCTCATAAGGGATATGCCTTTTCTCCGGAAGAGTTTGCAGGCTGTCTTGCTGACAGGATAGGAACCATGAAGGTAGTTGATGTTGTGGCAGGTATCTGTATATAAAATGTTATTGGGGGAATTAGCTCCACCATAATTGGAGGGGCAATTATACCTTGTCAAGGAGGGGAAGATGAAGAAATGAATAGGTTGAACTTAGATCAGGCTTTAATAGCTAAAGCCAGGAATGGGGCAATAAAAATTGCTAATGATATTCAAAGTCATATAGACCAAAGAACTACCACATCAGTAGAAAGAGCAGTTTTACGGCTCTTTGGCATAGATGGAATTACTGAGGATGGAATTCCCCTGCCCAATGTAATCGTTGATGGAATTTTACATTCAGGGAGGCTTGGGTTAGGTGCTGGGTATTGGTTTGCAAATGGGATTTTACATTACCAGATATCACCGCAAGACCTGGCCCAGGAGATAGCTGCTGGTAAAATCAACCTGACCAGTGTGCCAGTGAAAGATGAAGGGGCCATTAGGGAGCAAATGGAGGAGCTTTCACAGCTTGGGATTTCTAGAATTGTTGAAAAGAAACTAGAAAGAGATATGCTCATGGCAAGGCTGGGGCAGGGCATTGAACCCCTGCTGTATGTAATAGTTGCAACAGGCAATATCTATGAAGATGTAAAACAGGCTCAAGCTGCTGCACGTCAAGGGGCAGATATTATTGCTGTCATCAGGACAACTGGTCAAAGTCTTTTAGACTATGTTCCCTATGGACCTACAACTGAGGGGTTTGGAGGCACCTATGCCACCCAGGAAAACTTTAGGATTATGAGGCAGGCCCTGGATGAGGTGGGTGAAGAGGCAGGAAAATATATTAGGCTGACGAACTACTGTTCAGGCTTGTGCATGCCCGAGATGGCTGCCATGGGTGCAATGGAACGATTGGATGTTATGTTAAATGACTCCATGTATGGGATCATTTTTAGAGACATTAACATGGAGCGAACTTTTGTAGATCAGTACTTTTCCAGAATTATTAATGGCTTTGCCAATATTATCATTAACACGGGAGAGGATAACTATCTGACCACAGCTGATGCCTATGAAGCTGCACATACGGTTACAGCTTCTCAGTTTATCAATGAACAGCTGGCTCTGAAATGTGGTATGGTGCCCGAGCAGATAGCTTTAGGTCATGCATATGAGATAAATCCTGAAATGGAGAACAGTTTTGTGTATGAGTTAGCCCAGGCATTACTGGCTAGAGAGCTATTCCCCAGGTCTCCACTTAAGTACATGCCCCCAACCAAATATATGACAGGCAATATTTTCAAGGGTCATATCCAGGATTGCATGTTTAATATTGCTTCAATTATGTCAGGTCAAAGCATTCATCTTCTCGGTATGCTGACTGAAGCAATACATACTCCCCATATCAGTGATCGGTATTTAGCTGTGGAGAGTGCAAGGTATGTCTTTACTGCAATGAGGGATATAGCTCAAGAAATATATTTTAAGGAAGATGGAATTATTCAAAAAAGGGCACAGCAGGTGTTGACAGATGCTGTTAGCTTTCTTGAAAAAGTTGCTGAAGTGGGCCTTATGGAGTCTATCAGCATGGGAATGTTTGCAGATATATCCAGGGATCCTAAAGGCGGCAAGGGGCTCACAGGTGTAGTATATAAGGAGCCTGGATATTTTAATCCCTTTATTAATGCCATGCTCAAGGGAGGGAATTAAATGGAGGCCAATCTTACAAGGATTAAACCTTATGGTGATACCCTGGATGACGGGGCTGTTCAGCTGTCCTTTACACTGCCAATTGATTATTCTGATGAAGCTGTGGAGGCGGCCAGACTCCTGGTCCAAAAAATGGGCTTTGCTGATCCTAAGGTTGTTTTTTCCAGGGACATTGGCAGGGGCTTTTCCTACTTTATAGTTTACGGAAAAGCAAAGGAAAGTATTGATGTTACAAAGGTTAAGGTTCAAAAACTAAAGGTAAATGTTATGGATAAGGGAGAGATAGAGGCCTTTATTAAAAAGAACTTTGGCAGAAATCTTAATGTAGTTGGCGCCTGTATTGAAAGTGACGCCCATACAGTGGGCATAGACGCAATAATGAATATGAAGGGCTATAACGGGCATAAAGGCCTGGAAAGCTACAAGGGAATAAATGCATATAACCTTGGTTCTCAGGTTAGCTGTGAAGAGCTTGCAGGAAAGACTATTGAACTAAAGGCTGATGCAGTTCTTGTATCACAAGTGGTAACTCAAAAGGACATTCATATTGCTAATTTAACAAAGTTAGTTGAAATTTTGGAAGCAGAGTGTATTAGAGACCAGGTACTTTTAGTAGTAGGAGGCCCCAGGATAGATAACAAACTAGCCCAGGAATTGGGCTATGATGCAGGATTTGGTCCTGGCACCTATGCGGAGGATGTTGCTTCATATCTAGTACAAGAATTAAAGAGGAGAGAAAGGGAGGTAATTCAAGAATGAAAAAAGGATGCCCATATGGAACCCACAGGGTAATTGAACCAAAGGGGGTATTGCCGCAGCCAGCCTGGAAGATTGATAATAATATGGACATATATGACAACGAGATTTTAATTGATGTTAGAACTTTAAATATTGATAGTGCCAGCTTCACCCAAATAAAAAAGCAGGCCCAGGATAATGAGGAAAGTATAAAAGAAATGATGCTTGATATTGTGGGGAAAAGAGGCAAGCATCATAATCCGGTAACAGGTTCAGGTGGGATGCTTATTGGTACTGTAGAACAAATTGGAAGCTCCCTGGAAGGCAGAATGCCATTAAAGGTTGGGGACAAAATAGCTACCCTTGTATCCCTTTCATTGACACCATTAAGAATAGATGAAATCAAAACAGTTCATATGCACAAGGATCAGGTGGATATAAAGGGCAAGGCAATTTTATTTGAAAGCGGCATATATTCAAAGCTTCCAGAGGATATGTCTGAACCTTTAGCCCTGGCCATACTTGATGTTGCAGGTGCTCCTGCCCAGACAGCCAGGCTTGTAAAACCAGGTGATACAGTGTTTATCATAGGTGCAGGCGGGAAGTCAGGAATGCTTTGTGCCTATGAAGCCAAAAAACGAGCAGGTGTTACAGGCAGAATAATTGGCATGGGTTCTGGGGCCAGCAGCTGTCAAAGAATGAAAGAGTTAGGCCATGTTGATGACATACTTCAGCTTGACGCAACAGATGCACTATCTGTATATGAAGCTGTAAAAGAATTAACAAAGGGTAACATGGCAGACGTTACAATAAACTGTGTTAATATTCCCAATACAGAAATGGCTTCAATCCTTGCCACAAAAGATGGAGGTACGGTGTATTTCTTCAGCATGGCTACCAGTTTTACTGCAGCAGCGCTAGGTGCAGAAGGAGTAGGCAAGGATGTTAACATGATTGTTGGTAACGGATATACCAAGGATCATGCAGAAATTTCCCTGGCTATTGCCAGGGAAAGTCCAGATCTGTTAAATATGCTTGAGAAGCTATTTGTATAGAGTTGTATAGGGGGATCCCACAATGGACTATCAGGGAATGATAAGGGTTAGAATGAGTGATCACGATGCCCATTACGCCGGAGGATTGGTTGATGGCGCCAGGATGATGCAGCTTTTTGGTGACGTTGCTACCGAGCTGCTAATAAGGCTAGATGGAGATGAGGGATTATTTGTTGCCTATGACAATGTTGAGTTTTTAGGGCCAGTTTATGCAGGTGATTTTATTGAAGCCACAGGCAGAATTGTAAAAATCGGAAACACTTCAAGGAAAATGGAGTTTGAGGCTAAAAAGGTCATTACGGCAAAAAGAAATGGCAGGCATGAATCGGCAGCTGATGTT
The DNA window shown above is from Desulfitibacter alkalitolerans DSM 16504 and carries:
- a CDS encoding lysine 5,6-aminomutase subunit alpha; its protein translation is MNRLNLDQALIAKARNGAIKIANDIQSHIDQRTTTSVERAVLRLFGIDGITEDGIPLPNVIVDGILHSGRLGLGAGYWFANGILHYQISPQDLAQEIAAGKINLTSVPVKDEGAIREQMEELSQLGISRIVEKKLERDMLMARLGQGIEPLLYVIVATGNIYEDVKQAQAAARQGADIIAVIRTTGQSLLDYVPYGPTTEGFGGTYATQENFRIMRQALDEVGEEAGKYIRLTNYCSGLCMPEMAAMGAMERLDVMLNDSMYGIIFRDINMERTFVDQYFSRIINGFANIIINTGEDNYLTTADAYEAAHTVTASQFINEQLALKCGMVPEQIALGHAYEINPEMENSFVYELAQALLARELFPRSPLKYMPPTKYMTGNIFKGHIQDCMFNIASIMSGQSIHLLGMLTEAIHTPHISDRYLAVESARYVFTAMRDIAQEIYFKEDGIIQKRAQQVLTDAVSFLEKVAEVGLMESISMGMFADISRDPKGGKGLTGVVYKEPGYFNPFINAMLKGGN
- a CDS encoding hotdog domain-containing protein produces the protein MDYQGMIRVRMSDHDAHYAGGLVDGARMMQLFGDVATELLIRLDGDEGLFVAYDNVEFLGPVYAGDFIEATGRIVKIGNTSRKMEFEAKKVITAKRNGRHESAADVLDEPVLVGRASGTCVVPKDKQRKSGGEV
- a CDS encoding zinc-binding dehydrogenase translates to MKKGCPYGTHRVIEPKGVLPQPAWKIDNNMDIYDNEILIDVRTLNIDSASFTQIKKQAQDNEESIKEMMLDIVGKRGKHHNPVTGSGGMLIGTVEQIGSSLEGRMPLKVGDKIATLVSLSLTPLRIDEIKTVHMHKDQVDIKGKAILFESGIYSKLPEDMSEPLALAILDVAGAPAQTARLVKPGDTVFIIGAGGKSGMLCAYEAKKRAGVTGRIIGMGSGASSCQRMKELGHVDDILQLDATDALSVYEAVKELTKGNMADVTINCVNIPNTEMASILATKDGGTVYFFSMATSFTAAALGAEGVGKDVNMIVGNGYTKDHAEISLAIARESPDLLNMLEKLFV
- the larE gene encoding ATP-dependent sacrificial sulfur transferase LarE; the encoded protein is MLPKIEQAKNIIGDYKRVIVAFSGGVDSLYLLKLAVETLGKENILAVTAKSPLSTVGEAENARHLSNNLGVGHMIVELDELSEPKIANNPIDRCYHCKRFRYEQLMRLKDEGGYDAILDGSNFSDLSDYRPGMRACEELGIVSPLKLAGFTKDEIRQQLKTLGIPQWDTPSRACLASRIPYGDRLTRDKLARVDNAEQFLMSLGFKNLRVRLHGDIARIELPKKDMHLIFEKNLTEVISEELRKYGCKFVTLDLEGLRSGSLNPDKEVLANEGSKYNY
- the cysK gene encoding cysteine synthase A; amino-acid sequence: MKVANTITDLIGRTPLVRLNRMNRGLYGEVVVKLEAFNPGGSVKDRIALSMIESAEKEGILGKDSVIIEPTSGNTGVGLAMVAAAKGYKLILTMPDTMSIERRKILAAFGAELVLTPGAEGMRGAIKKAEEISASTEKSFMPQQFINKANPQIHRETTAMEIWEDTHGKVDIFVAGVGTGGSITGAGEVLKAKKHSIRLVAVEPYDSPVLSGGNPGPHKIQGIGAGFVPEILNVKIIDEIYKIKTEEAYETARRLAAEEGILAGISSGANLYAALQVAAREENKGKLIVVILPDTGERYLSTPLFDKD
- the panB gene encoding 3-methyl-2-oxobutanoate hydroxymethyltransferase — translated: MAERKKITIHTLREMMEKGEQITMLTCYDYPMALIQERVGIEIILVGDSLGMTVYGYDGTLPVTIDMSIRHTQAVRKAAPTAFLVGDMPYMTYQVSPEKAIENAGRMMAETGCDCVKLEGGEEMADTVRALVRATIPVMGHIGITPQSMAQMGGFKAQGRSAEAAIKLINDAKALEEAGISLLLVEGVPPAVLAEITERAKIPVISLGAGEKAHGQLLIVHDILGFFDAFVPKFVKKYANLNATIHEALAAYKDEVKTGAYPDEKYVYGMPQEELEKMKEMLKK
- a CDS encoding methyltransferase cognate corrinoid protein, yielding MSKELILEQARQSILKCDPKKAVEVAKQALAEGLDPVEVLSEGFSDGIRQVGDLFGRGELFLPELISASQVMKEASNVLEEAIEASASKNKGKMLIATVEGDVHDIGKGIVVSLVKAQGIEVIDLGREVPVPTIIEKAVANNVNIIGTSALLTTTMPEQKKLEDVLRKEGLRDRFKTMVGGAPCTQRWADRIGADAYAEDAAEAVRKALALLN
- a CDS encoding OAM dimerization domain-containing protein; amino-acid sequence: MEANLTRIKPYGDTLDDGAVQLSFTLPIDYSDEAVEAARLLVQKMGFADPKVVFSRDIGRGFSYFIVYGKAKESIDVTKVKVQKLKVNVMDKGEIEAFIKKNFGRNLNVVGACIESDAHTVGIDAIMNMKGYNGHKGLESYKGINAYNLGSQVSCEELAGKTIELKADAVLVSQVVTQKDIHIANLTKLVEILEAECIRDQVLLVVGGPRIDNKLAQELGYDAGFGPGTYAEDVASYLVQELKRREREVIQE